In one Cercospora beticola chromosome 1, complete sequence genomic region, the following are encoded:
- a CDS encoding uncharacterized protein (MEROPS:MER0000405) gives MAPSKYEVASEEMQPLNRSRDTPSPYEDDEGRPSGSSASTTSFVLENMNDKAKEALCADGPHTKEEDDGGDEEDLAWQTKVKPVDRKARRILYVLVAIGAVGWIAALFLFLGQNRQLTHAERPHDPHATSTTGNGKKVTLEQVLSGSWFPQQHSIRWVPGPAGEDGLLLERGGADGRQYLVVEDVRYRGQDVSVQKQNAKTLMQRGVFQVGGETVMVHEAWPNRDHKKVLVQSDYQSNWRHSNTGRYWIFDVEKQQGQPLDPANTTGRVQLASWSPTGDAVVFTRENNMFIRHLDSDIVNQITTDGGKDLFYGIPDWVYEEEVLADGGATWWSGDGKYVAFFKTEESKVPTFPVQYFFSRPSGKQPSPGEENYPEVRNIKYPKAGAPMSVIELLFYDVAKGQVFNVPIQDDFPDDDRLITEVIWAGETGKVLIRETNRESDKLKMILVDAESRTGKTVRERDVQGLDGGWFEVSHTTKYVPADPANGRPNDGYIDTIIDDNFDHLAYFTPLDNPEPKMLTKGSWEVVSAPSAIDLKANVVYFIGTKDGSTQRHVYTTKLLEGPSSVTAVTKTGEIGYYDASFSAESKFMLLTCKGPGIPWQKVQSTPTNNEISVDVTIEENTRLNELAKRTELPIEIYSTINIDGFDMNIIERRPPHFDEKKKYPVLFWLYNGPGYQQVDRQFTVDFQSFVASSLGYIVVTLDGFGTGYLGRAQRTKIRDNIGYWEAYSQIAAAKAWKAKKYIDSDKMAIWGWSYGGFMTLKCLELDAGETFKYGMAVAPVTDWRFYDSVYTERYMHTPQNNPSGYDNATISDMSGLSSNVRFLVMHGVSDDNVHFQNTLQLLDKLDLANVRNYDVHIFPDSDHSIFFHNGQVMVYEKLRDWLINAFNGEWLRTDDPTPLRIGAS, from the coding sequence ATGGCGCCTTCCAAGTATGAGGTCGCCAGCGAGGAAATGCAGCCGCTGAACCGCTCGCGAGACACGCCGAGCCCctacgaagacgatgaaggacGGCCATCGGGCTCTTCGGCCAGCACCACATCGTTTGTTCTCGAGAACATGAACGacaaagccaaagaagccttGTGTGCCGATGGGCCGCATAccaaggaggaagacgatggagGTGACGAGGAGGATCTTGCCTGGCAAACTAAAGTCAAGCCGGTCGATCGGAAAGCGCGACGCATACTATACGTGCTGGTTGCCATAGGTGCCGTAGGCTGGATCGCAGCGCTGTTCCTGTTCTTGGGTCAGAACAGGCAATTGACACACGCCGAACGACCGCACGATCCACACGCTACAAGCACGACAGGGAATGGTAAAAAGGTCACATTGGAGCAAGTACTGTCAGGCTCGTGGTTCCCGCAACAACACTCAATACGATGGGTTCCGGGCCCTGCTGGCGAGGATGGCTTGCTACTGGAGCGAGGCGGCGCCGATGGACGTCAATACCTGGTTGTCGAAGATGTGCGGTACAGGGGACAAGACGTATCGGTGCAAAAACAGAATGCCAAAACCCTGATGCAAAGGGGTGTCTTCCAAGTGGGAGGCGAAACAGTCATGGTTCACGAGGCCTGGCCGAACCGCGACCACAAGAAAGTTCTCGTCCAGAGCGACTACCAGAGCAATTGGAGACACAGCAACACTGGGAGGTACTGGATATTCGATGTTGAAAAACAACAGGGACAACCGCTCGACCCCGCCAATACCACTGGACGCGTACAGCTGGCGTCGTGGAGCCCGACTGGCGATGCTGTTGTGTTCACACGAGAGAACAACATGTTCATCCGGCATCTCGATTCGGACATTGTAAACCAGATCACGACCGATGGCGGCAAAGATTTGTTCTACGGTATTCCGGATTGGGtgtacgaagaagaagtactcgcAGATGGCGGCGCGACCTGGTGGAGTGGCGACGGCAAATACGTCGCCTTTTTCAAGACCGAGGAAAGCAAAGTTCCTACATTCCCCGTACAGTACTTCTTCAGCCGGCCAAGTGGTAAACAGCCCTCGCCTGGTGAGGAGAACTATCCGGAAGTGCGCAATATCAAATATCCCAAGGCCGGCGCCCCCATGTCTGTAATTGAGCTATTGTTTTACGATGTCGCCAAGGGACAAGTCTTCAATGTACCCATTCAGGATGACTTCCCAGACGACGACCGACTCATTACTGAAGTTATCTGGGCTGGCGAAACTGGAAAGGTGCTCATCCGCGAGACAAACAGGGAGAGCGACAAGCTCAAGATGATTCTGGTCGATGCGGAATCGCGGACTGGCAAGACTGTGCGCGAGCGGGACGTACAGGGCCTTGATGGTGGCTGGTTTGAGGTCAGTCATACCACCAAATATGTACCTGCGGATCCCGCCAATGGACGACCCAATGATGGCTACATCGACACCATCATTGACGACAATTTCGATCATTTGGCGTATTTCACACCTCTCGACAACCCGGAGCCAAAGATGCTCACCAAGGGCTCATGGGAGGTTGTCAGCGCCCCTTCTGCTATTGACCTGAAGGCCAACGTTGTTTACTTCATTGGCACGAAAGATGGCAGCACTCAGCGGCATGTTTACACCacgaagctgctcgaagGCCCATCCAGTGTTACCGCTGTAACAAAGACTGGCGAAATTGGCTACTATGatgcttctttctctgccGAAAGCAAATTCATGTTGCTCACTTGCAAAGGACCTGGCATTCCATGGCAGAAAGTGCAGTCTACCCCAACAAACAACGAAATCTCTGTTGATGTCACAATTGAGGAGAACACGCGCCTGAACGAACTGGCCAAGAGAACGGAGCTCCCAATCGAGATATACTCCACTATCAATATTGATGGCTTTGACATGAACATCATTGAGCGCCGTCCACCACATttcgatgagaagaagaagtacccAGTGCTCTTCTGGCTCTACAATGGACCGGGATATCAACAGGTTGACCGCCAGTTCACTGTCGATTTCCAATCTTTTGTTGCAAGCAGCCTTGGATACATTGTAGTCACTCTCGATGGATTTGGTACTGGTTACTTGGGCCGAGCGCAAAGGACCAAAATTCGGGACAACATTGGTTATTGGGAGGCATACTCTCAGATCGCCGCCGCGAAAGCGTGGAAAGCCAAGAAATACATTGACTCCGACAAAATGGCCATCTGGGGCTGGAGTTATGGTGGCTTCATGACATTGAAATGTCTCGAACTCGATGCTGGCGAGACTTTCAAATACGGCATGGCTGTTGCTCCTGTCACCGATTGGCGCTTCTACGACTCGGTCTACACAGAGCGATACATGCACACGCCACAGAACAACCCATCTGGCTACGACAACGCCACCATTTCGGACATGAGCGGCTTGTCGAGCAATGTCCGTTTCCTTGTCATGCATGGCGTCAGCGACGACAACGTACATTTCCAAAACACCTTGCAACTTTTGGATAAGCTCGATCTTGCAAACGTGAGGAACTACGATGTACACATTTTCCCGGACAGCGATcacagcatcttcttccacaatGGCCAGGTCATGGTCTATGAGAAGCTACGGGACTGGCTCATCAACGCTTTCAATGGCGAATGGCTGCGCACTGATGACCCCACGCCGCTGAGGATCGGCGCGTCTTGA
- a CDS encoding uncharacterized protein (BUSCO:EOG09263X22), producing the protein MAQDPRALLQKAEKQAQAASGGFSFFGGKTQKLEEAAELYTQAANAFRLQKDGKAAGQAFERAAQIQQQKLNEPDDAANTLTEAYKAYKKDEPEDAARVLEQAIQHYTTKGNFRRAATHKQNLAELYEIDLGDDKRAQEAYETAAGWFETDGAEQLANKLYLKLADLAALNGDYLTAISNYERISKSAINNNLMKWSVKEYFLKAGICHLANNDNVATKRAIESYRVLDPAFEQTREHQLLADLAEAVEEGDQEKFADKLFQYDQMSKLDKWKTTLLLKVKDNIQSQEEDFA; encoded by the exons ATGGCACAAGACCCACGAGCGCTGCTGCAAAAG GCAGAGAAACAAGCGCAAGCTGCCTCCGgaggcttctccttcttcggcggcaaGACACAGAAATTGGAAGAGGCCGCCGAGTTGTACACACAGGCCGCGAACGCATTCAGACTACAGAAGGATGGCAAAGCAGCGGGGCAAGCGTTCGAGCGCGCGGCGCAAATACAACAACAGAAACTCAACGAGCCAGATGATGCCGCCAACACCTTGACCGAGGCATACAAGGCTTACAAGAAAGACGAGCCAGAGGATGCGGCGCGGGTACTTGAACAAGCAATTCAGCACTACACAACGAAGGGCAACTTCCGAAGAGCAGCCACGCATAAGCAGAACTTGGCGGAGCTGTACGAGATCGACCTGGGAGACGACAAGCGGGCGCAGGAAGCATACGAGACTGCAGCAGGCTGGTTTGAGACAGACGGTGCTGAGCA ACTCGCCAACAAGCTGTACCTCAAGCTCGCAGACCTCGCAGCCCTCAATGGCGACTATCTCACAGCGATTTCCAACTACGAGCGCATCTCCAAATccgccatcaacaacaatctcATGAAGTGGTCTGTCAAGGAGTACTTCCTCAAAGCCGGAATCTGCCACCTCGCCAACAACGACAATGTCGCTACGAAACGTGCCATCGAATCCTACCGCGTTCTCGACCCGGCCTTTGAGCAAACACGAGAACACCAACTACTCGCAGATTTGGCCGAAGCTGTGGAGGAAGGCGACCAGGAGAAGTTCGCGGACAAGCTGTTCCAGTATGACCAAATGTCAAAGCTGGACAagtggaagacgacgctGCTGTTGAAGGTCAAGGACAATATTCAAAGCCAGGAGGAAGACTTTGCATAG
- a CDS encoding uncharacterized protein (BUSCO:EOG092644Z6), with protein sequence MAPPAIIAPSILSADFGALGKACSDTIGQGADWLHVDIMDGHFVPNMTFGAPVVTMIRKHVDRPQEALGKGTFDCHMMIAEPKKWVKSFKDAGCDLYCFHYEAAVSSTAAESPEGHSDQKTSPKELIRYIHAQGMRAGIAIKPKTPVDVLYDIFDSDVKEEVPEMALVMTVEPGFGGQKFMPDMMPKVEALRARYPDLNIEVDGGLSEKTIDTAADAGANVIVAGSAVFGAQDPGHVIDALRAAVDKRR encoded by the exons ATGGCCCCGCCAGCCATTATCGCGCCCTCGATTTTGAGCGCAGACTTTGGCGCTCTGGGCAAGGCATGCTCTGATACGATCGGCCAGGGCGCAGACTGGCTGCATGTGGACATCATGGACGGGCACTTTGTGCCCAATATGACATTTGGCGCGCCTGTAGTGACCATGATCCGAAAGCATGTGGATAGGCCGCAAGAGGCACTGGGCAAGGGAACATTTGACTGCCATATGATGATCGCTGAG CCAAAGAAGTGGGTGAAGTCGTTCAAGGATGCGGGCTGTGATCTCTACTGCTTCCACTACGAGGCCGCCGTATCTTCCACAGCTGCGGAGTCTCCGGAAGGGCATAGCGACCAGAAGACGAGTCCAAAGGAGctaattagatatatacaTGCCCAAGGCATGAGGGCAGGCATTGCCATCAAGCCCAAAACCCCAGTAGATGTGCTGTACGACATCTTCGACAGCGACGTCAAAGAGGAGGTGCCTGAG ATGGCCCTCGTGATGACAGTTGAGCCAGGCTTCGGAGGCCAAAAGTTCATGCCAGACATGATGCCCAAGGTGGAAGCTCTGCGGGCACGATATCCAGATCTCAACATCGAGGTGGATGGTGGATTGAGCGAGAAGACGATTGACACGGCGGCTGATGCAGGCGCGAACGTGATTGTGGCTGGAAGTGCAGTGTTTGGCGCTCAAGACCCAGGGCATGTCATCGACGCTCTCAGAGCGGCAGTGGACAAGCGCCGATGA
- a CDS encoding uncharacterized protein (CAZy:AA11) encodes MFANALSSTVAVLALLGQVSAHMKMATPIPYDKKDITSSPLQSRNEYPCQRQTYNFEPSEMNEMKVGDNQTLSFDGSASHGGGTCQLAISLDAKPTKDSVFKLIQVFEGGCPTSGGGNDGSHPFTFKIPQGFPNGDFALAWTWYNKIGNREIYQNCAPIRVTGGADNNDVYDSLPEHYIINLPTSECSSVETSDQIIPFPGQYIITGEGAKPASATGPSCEASAAAMTKNVKGYKSEVSDNGAAYTAPAGGSGPGASAPASSAAQATSAAGYGGAPSSYNNGQYSAPVTTSAATSVATSAAASADTSTMASSEVESAPISYPTLSLSSGAGVNAPAAGTASAYTPIGTGSTSAPSEGSSSGNGIICDASHANQFGVNVGDETVWRAVAAGTTCEQIAAYRKRSLRHAHVRRHLQNVGRI; translated from the coding sequence ATGTTCGCCAACGCACTCTCTTCCACCGTTGCGGTGCTCGCTCTCCTCGGCCAGGTATCCGCACACATGAAAATGGCGACGCCCATTCCTTACGACAAGAAGGACATAACGAGCTCTCCACTTCAGAGCAGGAATGAGTACCCGTGTCAACGGCAGACCTACAATTTCGAGCCGTCCGAGATGAACGAGATGAAGGTCGGCGACAACCAGACGCTCTCATTCGACGGCAGTGCTTCTCATGGTGGTGGCACTTGTCAGCTCGCGATCTCCCTCGATGCTAAACCCACCAAAGACTCGGTCTTCAAGCTTATCCAGGTCTTTGAGGGTGGGTGTCCAACTTCTGGCGGAGGCAATGATGGCTCGCACCCTTTCACCTTCAAGATTCCTCAGGGATTCCCAAATGGCGACTTCGCACTAGCCTGGACCTGGTACAACAAGATTGGGAACCGCGAGATCTATCAGAACTGCGCCCCAATTCGGGTCACAGGAGGTGCTGATAACAACGATGTCTATGACTCACTCCCTGAGCACTACATCATCAACTTGCCGACGTCAGAATGTTCCAGTGTTGAGACTTCTGACCAGATCATTCCGTTCCCGGGCCAGTACATCATCACGGGAGAAGGCGCCAAGCCGGCCTCCGCCACTGGTCCCTCCTGCGAAGCATCTGCAGCCGCTATGACGAAGAACGTCAAGGGCTACAAGTCCGAAGTCAGCGACAATGGTGCTGCTTACACGGCTCCAGCTGGTGGCAGCGGCCCTGGCGCGAGTGCACCTGCTTCAAGCGCTGCCCAAGCTACTTCTGCCGCTGGTTACGGTGGTGCTCCGAGCAGTTACAACAACGGCCAGTACTCCGCACCCGTCACAACATCCGCCGCGACCTCTGTCGCAACATCTgccgcagcatcagcagacaCCTCTACCATGGCATCTTCAGAAGTTGAGTCGGCTCCCATCAGCTACCCAACGCTCTCTCTATCAAGTGGTGCTGGAGTCAACGCTCCAGCTGCAGGCACCGCGTCTGCTTACACTCCGATTGGTACTGGCAGCACTTCTGCTCCTAGTGAAGGCTCGTCCTCTGGCAACGGTATCATTTGCGATGCCTCTCACGCAAATCAATTCGGTGTCAACGTTGGAGATGAGACCGTGTGGCGAGCGGTCGCTGCGGGAACCACATGCGAGCAAATCGCTGCGTACCGCAAGCGTTCTCTCCGTCACGCTCATGTCCGTCGACACCTTCAAAACGTTGGTCGTATCTAG